One Natronolimnobius sp. AArcel1 genomic region harbors:
- a CDS encoding VOC family protein, with the protein MTPSSSPNRLPAETRLGRCALTVSDLTEQISFYRDVVGLVVFERSPTTAVLGAGETSLLILERDEDAPARSETGAGLYHNAFRVPSRPALGAALERIRSRWRLDGAADHLVSEALYLTDPEGNGVEIYRDFPREDWPRTDSGRVQMGTDPLDRSQLAADSTGAETAPPATDLGHIHLEVTSLSAFEAFYVDTLGFEAQMTTSNVAFVSAGGYHHHLGANIWNRRTTAQAGRGIAWFELCVPDEQALEAITQRLEDSDTTYTRESGIVVTDPDGISVRLQVD; encoded by the coding sequence ATGACACCGTCATCTTCACCTAATCGACTGCCGGCCGAGACCCGCCTCGGGCGGTGCGCGCTCACCGTTTCCGACCTCACAGAACAGATCTCCTTCTATCGCGATGTCGTCGGACTCGTCGTCTTCGAGCGCTCCCCGACGACTGCCGTCCTCGGTGCGGGTGAGACGTCGTTGCTCATCCTCGAGCGCGACGAGGACGCACCGGCCCGATCCGAGACGGGCGCGGGGCTCTATCACAACGCGTTTCGCGTGCCGTCGCGGCCCGCACTCGGCGCTGCCCTCGAGCGGATTCGGAGCCGCTGGCGACTCGATGGCGCAGCCGACCACCTGGTGAGCGAGGCGCTGTACCTCACCGATCCCGAGGGAAACGGTGTGGAGATCTATCGAGACTTTCCGCGCGAAGACTGGCCGCGGACCGATTCGGGTCGCGTCCAGATGGGGACCGATCCGCTCGATCGCTCACAGCTCGCGGCCGACAGTACGGGCGCTGAAACCGCCCCGCCAGCGACTGATCTTGGCCACATTCACCTCGAGGTTACGTCGTTGTCAGCGTTCGAGGCGTTCTACGTCGACACGCTCGGATTCGAGGCGCAAATGACGACCTCCAACGTGGCGTTCGTCTCAGCGGGCGGCTACCACCACCATCTCGGAGCGAACATCTGGAATCGTCGAACAACGGCGCAGGCGGGACGCGGGATAGCGTGGTTCGAACTCTGTGTCCCCGACGAACAGGCGCTCGAGGCGATCACACAACGACTCGAGGACAGCGACACTACGTATACACGCGAGAGCGGAATTGTCGTCACCGACCCTGACGGAATCTCTGTCCGACTCCAAGTCGACTAA
- a CDS encoding PadR family transcriptional regulator translates to MYDLTGFQRDLLYTIAGQDEPHGLAIKDELEDYYEKEIHHGRLYPNLDTIVDKGLVEKGQEDRRTNFYTLTRRGQREIEARRDWEEQYVSELLSE, encoded by the coding sequence ATGTACGATCTCACGGGATTCCAACGCGACCTGCTGTACACGATCGCTGGACAGGACGAACCACACGGGCTCGCGATCAAAGACGAACTTGAGGACTACTACGAAAAGGAGATCCACCACGGGCGACTGTACCCTAACCTCGATACAATCGTCGACAAGGGCCTCGTCGAGAAGGGCCAAGAAGACCGCCGGACGAACTTCTATACGCTCACCCGTCGTGGACAGCGTGAAATCGAAGCCCGCCGTGACTGGGAAGAACAGTACGTCAGCGAACTCCTTTCGGAGTAA